One stretch of Mangifera indica cultivar Alphonso chromosome 9, CATAS_Mindica_2.1, whole genome shotgun sequence DNA includes these proteins:
- the LOC123225460 gene encoding uncharacterized protein LOC123225460, with protein MAEESGNLLVTQEGTKSDGGTSGRTSMGKLSSSKSGEKVLPRYLRVSTGSCHDLCKYGRKHAFEAKERCPMAKRIAKPSIDNQSQMKILILPEMEKTLVVRPKSSPDPKSFSSDIPEIINHEVSTRSPNGRNVLNISVDSHNPLKGEVLFGIKKTSAAKLRPSPTFETHLSESPKFNRQELSALTKMELSSKSVKSKSKEKNASLKHACSLKPKSLDQNPLFSLDSGGLSGRRNCDIMTGPYKAAIKKVIASPRLSLSSPMASVSPKPSISRVPKKVMASPIVSQASPRASLSAKPSICRVAKQVYASPRVSLASPSPRPSLSRVASLNERKRTGFKVVSPMKNQGRTKTGEPKGPKIELKHTNNDLVQEKTLHIIKMETENKSLESDKNESYVVEPAVPPSCLLAEFRPVFPSSPVHNEEEQEISEYTESETEDASLSESDETISTEDVGDEHPGRPRWDGMVYSEDKGSQAMELHCGRGKVVDIQSQNKNPGRLNFRRGRVLGEIETLKGDGRRSFKKKGIDVVVIESNPGSQEVVLRHQDVQGKKASPILLNKVIEQTASKLAEIRKSKVKALVGAFETVISLQDTKPSANTAA; from the coding sequence ATGGCTGAGGAGAGTGGCAATTTATTGGTAACTCAAGAAGGAACCAAATCTGATGGAGGTACTTCAGGGAGAACATCTATGGGAAAATTAAGTTCTTCTAAAAGTGGAGAGAAAGTTCTACCTCGTTATCTCAGAGTCTCTACTGGCTCTTGTCATGACTTGTGTAAATATGGCAGGAAGCATGCATTTGAAGCTAAGGAAAGATGTCCTATGGCAAAAAGAATTGCAAAACCATCAATTGACAACCAAAgtcaaatgaaaatattgatcTTGCCAGAGATGGAAAAGACATTGGTGGTGAGGCCCAAATCATCTCCTGATCCAAAATCCTTTTCATCTGACATCCCTGAGATCATCAATCATGAAGTATCTACAAGATCACCAAATGGCCGTAATGTGCTTAATATATCAGTGGATAGTCACAATCCACTTAAGGGGGAAGTTCTGTTTGGGATAAAAAAGACATCAGCAGCCAAGCTCAGACCATCACCCACTTTTGAAACCCATCTATCTGAATCCCCAAAATTCAATAGGCAGGAACTGTCAGCTTTGACAAAGATGGAGTTGTCTTCAAAATCAGTTAAATCTaaatctaaagaaaaaaatgcgTCATTAAAGCATGCCTGTTCTTTGAAACCAAAATCTTTGGATCAGAATCCATTATTTTCTCTTGATTCAGGAGGTTTAAGTGGCAGAAGAAACTGTGACATCATGACTGGCCCGTATAAAGCAGCTATAAAAAAAGTGATAGCTTCCCCAAGACTTTCATTGTCATCTCCGATGGCATCAGTGTCTCCTAAACCTTCTATCAGTAGAGTTCCAAAGAAAGTAATGGCTTCCCCAATAGTTTCTCAGGCATCTCCAAGGGCATCATTGTCTGCTAAACCTTCTATCTGTAGAGTTGCAAAGCAAGTATATGCTTCCCCAAGAGTTTCACTGGCATCGCCATCTCCTAGACCTTCTCTAAGTAGAGTTGCAAGCCTAAATGAAAGAAAGCGTACAGGCTTCAAAGTTGTGTCTCCTATGAAGAATCAGGGCCGAACTAAAACAGGTGAACCTAAGGGGCCCAAGATTGAGCTTAAGCACACTAATAATGATTTGGTCCAGGAAAAAACCCTGCATATTATCAAGATGGAAACTGAGAACAAATCTTTGGAATCTGATAAAAATGAAAGCTATGTTGTTGAACCAGCTGTGCCTCCATCATGCTTGTTAGCTGAATTCCGTCCAGTTTTTCCATCATCACCGGTACACAATGAAGAAGAGCAAGAGATATCTGAGTATACAGAATCTGAAACAGAAGATGCGTCTCTTTCTGAATCTGATGAAACCATTAGCACAGAAGATGTGGGGGATGAACACCCAGGGAGGCCCAGATGGGACGGGATGGTTTATTCTGAGGACAAAGGTTCCCAGGCAATGGAATTACATTGTGGTAGGGGAAAGGTCGTTGACATTCAATCTCAGAACAAAAATCCAGGAAGGCTCAACTTCAGGAGAGGAAGAGTGCTTGGAGAAATTGAAACACTCAAGGGTGATGGCAGAAGAAGCTTTAAGAAGAAAGGAATTGATGTTGTGGTGATTGAAAGCAACCCTGGTTCACAAGAAGTTGTTTTGAGACATCAAGATGTTCAAGGAAAGAAAGCTTCCCCAATCCTTTTAAATAAAGTCATCGAACAAACAGCAAGTAAACTTGCTGAGATCCGGAAAAGCAAGGTTAAGGCCTTGGTGGGTGCTTTTGAAACAGTTATCTCCCTCCAAGACACCAAACCTTCTGCAAACACCGCTGCCTGA
- the LOC123225831 gene encoding EID1-like F-box protein 2, which yields MIITKQYRCIHSASCQCTKGHLSEDVIFLVFQQMNWNPKLIATLSCVCKWFDDLAKRVLWKEFCRTRARKMMRDLQSSGSHSVDGNWRALGKLLIYCSGCSKGGLFNSIEIPGHFVYRTRFSRTSGKSFLLPQCRTDILYVSDPCEHLDQGEEGDVGFFRGVFKSFSMSKVKKMLIQRGAQLHPTEVCPYCKAKLWSMLQAKMIPQSATCRLGAYEDCIEYYVCLNGHMLGICTLLPLSDSEEASERE from the coding sequence ATGATTATAACGAAGCAGTATCGTTGCATACACTCAGCAAGCTGTCAATGCACAAAAGGACATCTCAGTGAAGATGTGATTTTCCTAGTATTTCAACAAATGAACTGGAACCCCAAGCTTATTGCCACTCTTTCCTGTGTATGCAAATGGTTTGATGATCTTGCAAAGCGAGTATTATGGAAGGAGTTTTGCCGAACAAGGGCTCGAAAGATGATGCGTGATCTGCAATCAAGTGGGAGTCACAGTGTTGATGGAAATTGGAGGGCACTTGGGAAGCTTCTTATATATTGTTCAGGATGTAGCAAGGGTGGTTTGTTCAATAGCATTGAGATCCCTGGCCATTTTGTTTATAGGACCCGGTTTTCTCGGACATCAGGAAAGAGTTTTTTGTTGCCACAGTGCAGAACAGATATCTTGTATGTGTCTGATCCATGTGAGCATCTTGACCAAGGAGAGGAAGGGGATGTAGGGTTTTTCCGTGGAGTTTTTAAGTCTTTCTCAATGTCAAAGGTTAAGAAAATGCTGATTCAAAGGGGAGCCCAGCTTCATCCAACAGAAGTATGTCCTTATTGCAAGGCAAAGTTGTGGAGCATGCTGCAAGCCAAAATGATACCACAGAGTGCCACCTGCAGGTTGGGTGCATATGAGGATTGCATTGAGTATTATGTCTGCCTCAATGGCCATATGCTTGGGATTTGCACCCTCTTACCTTTGTCTGATTCAGAAGAGGCATCTGAGCGGGAGTAG